One window of Microcoleus vaginatus PCC 9802 genomic DNA carries:
- a CDS encoding AI-2E family transporter: MLSNLALVRFLLLFASGWAGLQLLAYFETAVAVFTIAALVAFLLNYPVRTLQRFLPRSLAVAFVVLLTILVFGGLTVTVGVTLLSQGQQLIDSMTEFLNALAPLSERLETFLRARNLQVNLRVIEEQLRNQALAGVVSSIAFLQVFLTNLLNLILIMVVASFMLLDGERLWVLVLKFIPRHLHRRLSLTIERNFLGFFQAQILLMLFLTTASFLIFLLLDVKFPLILAFIIGLFDLVPGIGATLGISLVCFIVLSQNVWLSLKVLAACIVLQQIQDNFIHPRLMQNSLNLNPVVVFFALLVGARAAGLLGIFLAIPLAGVIVSWFDIEEMQAEG; this comes from the coding sequence ATGCTAAGCAATTTAGCCTTAGTCCGGTTTTTGCTTTTATTTGCTTCTGGTTGGGCTGGACTGCAACTTTTAGCTTACTTTGAAACAGCAGTCGCGGTTTTCACCATTGCTGCCCTCGTGGCTTTTTTGCTCAACTATCCGGTGCGAACTCTCCAGAGATTTTTACCGCGAAGTTTAGCTGTCGCCTTCGTTGTCTTGCTCACTATTTTAGTTTTTGGCGGTCTCACCGTCACGGTAGGCGTCACTCTTTTATCTCAAGGACAGCAATTAATTGACAGCATGACTGAATTTCTGAATGCTCTGGCGCCTCTGTCCGAGCGCCTGGAAACATTCCTGCGGGCGAGAAACCTACAAGTTAACCTGCGAGTTATTGAGGAACAACTGCGAAATCAAGCTTTGGCAGGAGTTGTTTCGAGTATTGCTTTTTTACAAGTATTTTTAACCAATTTATTGAATTTAATATTAATTATGGTCGTGGCTTCTTTCATGTTACTTGATGGAGAGAGGCTGTGGGTGTTGGTTCTCAAATTTATACCCCGACACCTGCACAGGCGTTTAAGTTTAACAATAGAGCGAAACTTTTTAGGATTTTTTCAGGCCCAAATTTTGTTAATGTTATTTTTGACAACAGCAAGTTTTTTAATTTTTCTGCTGTTAGATGTGAAATTTCCCTTAATTTTAGCCTTTATTATCGGATTGTTTGATTTAGTTCCAGGGATCGGAGCGACGCTGGGCATTAGCTTAGTTTGTTTTATTGTATTGTCTCAAAATGTGTGGCTATCTTTAAAAGTATTGGCAGCTTGCATTGTTTTGCAGCAAATTCAAGACAACTTTATTCATCCGAGACTGATGCAAAATTCCCTTAACTTAAATCCGGTAGTGGTATTTTTTGCACTGTTAGTGGGGGCGAGAGCCGCAGGACTTCTAGGTATATTTCTGGCTATTCCCCTAGCGGGAGTGATAGTTAGCTGGTTTGACATTGAAGAAATGCAAGCGGAAGGTTAA
- a CDS encoding metal-dependent phosphohydrolase, whose product MFNATELLIKAFVNRLIEGYRHTYGGFKSDYGEIIAWVASMALENIANSDALYHNVEHTILVTLVGQAILGGKHIREGGVSCEDWLHFHIALLCHDIGYVKGVCRQDRTDLGLYATGIGDLKLTLAPGGTDASLMNYHVDRGKMFIDERFGGHKLIDAELVKRNIELTRFPVPADEDYQDTVNYPGLVRAADLIGQLSDPRYLQKIAALFYEFEETGQNLVLGYQNPGELRDGYPKFYWNVVYRYVKDAIGYLELTQQGKQVVANLSANVFRVEHSQVPESAVAVVS is encoded by the coding sequence ATGTTTAACGCAACTGAACTGCTGATTAAGGCTTTTGTCAATCGCCTGATTGAAGGCTACCGCCACACTTATGGCGGGTTTAAATCTGACTATGGAGAGATTATTGCTTGGGTGGCGAGTATGGCTTTAGAAAATATTGCTAATAGCGATGCTCTTTACCACAATGTCGAACACACTATTTTAGTAACCTTGGTGGGACAAGCAATTCTGGGTGGGAAGCACATCCGCGAAGGGGGTGTTTCCTGCGAAGATTGGCTGCACTTCCACATTGCTTTGCTATGTCACGATATCGGGTATGTTAAAGGTGTTTGCAGGCAAGATAGAACAGATTTGGGACTGTATGCGACGGGAATAGGCGACCTGAAATTAACGCTGGCTCCGGGGGGGACGGATGCTAGTTTGATGAATTATCATGTCGATCGCGGAAAAATGTTTATTGACGAGCGTTTTGGCGGTCATAAACTGATTGATGCTGAGCTGGTTAAGCGTAATATTGAGCTGACTCGTTTTCCGGTTCCTGCCGATGAAGATTATCAAGATACGGTAAATTATCCGGGTTTAGTTCGCGCTGCTGATTTAATTGGTCAGTTGAGCGATCCGCGATATTTGCAAAAGATTGCTGCGCTGTTTTACGAGTTTGAGGAAACTGGGCAGAATCTGGTTTTGGGCTATCAAAATCCGGGGGAGTTGCGGGATGGTTATCCGAAATTTTATTGGAATGTGGTGTATCGGTATGTGAAGGATGCGATCGGCTACTTGGAATTGACGCAGCAGGGGAAACAAGTTGTTGCTAATCTGAGCGCCAATGTTTTTCGGGTGGAGCATTCTCAGGTGCCAGAGTCTGCGGTGGCTGTAGTTAGCTAG
- the gshA gene encoding glutamate--cysteine ligase, which yields MLLSKGFEVEMYTGTPEGEVVGLSDRIVADLEGFVREPDSRNVEYTTAPLSSYDRLLCALVKPRVRLREYLKQLGDYTLLPGSTLSLGGSDRFYRSDPNNPYHTYIEQTYGTKVVTASIHINIGISQPELLMRAIRLARVEAPLYLALSASSPFLDGEVTGYHSTRWGLFPKTPAIVPLFESHRHYIQWTEEQLELGTMQNVRHLWSAVRPNGDRRPYCLNRLELRICDLEVNPLALLAITALLEARIWQMMEDPSLDPLELSTLPAATRNEDLVALTDANEIAASRQSLDAELTHWQDGRTILARDWIEEIYREVWPIAKKRGFSCFLSPLKKILREGNTAQQWLKLHEGGSDTRSIILQGINGMAHQEWELEDNLCAQLVA from the coding sequence GTGCTGCTATCAAAAGGCTTTGAAGTAGAAATGTATACCGGCACTCCCGAAGGTGAGGTTGTCGGTCTCTCCGATCGCATAGTTGCCGATCTAGAGGGATTTGTCCGGGAGCCTGATAGCCGCAATGTGGAGTACACGACCGCCCCGCTGTCCAGCTACGATCGCCTGCTGTGCGCCTTAGTCAAGCCGCGAGTCCGGCTGCGCGAGTATCTCAAACAATTGGGCGACTATACCTTGCTGCCAGGAAGTACCTTGTCTCTCGGGGGGAGCGATCGATTTTACCGCTCCGATCCCAACAACCCCTACCACACCTACATCGAGCAAACCTACGGCACCAAAGTCGTCACCGCCAGCATTCACATCAACATCGGCATCTCCCAACCAGAACTGCTGATGCGCGCCATCCGCCTCGCCCGCGTCGAAGCACCGCTGTACCTTGCCTTGAGCGCATCTTCCCCCTTCCTCGACGGCGAAGTCACGGGCTATCATTCCACTAGGTGGGGTTTGTTTCCCAAAACTCCCGCCATCGTCCCCCTGTTTGAAAGTCACAGACATTACATCCAGTGGACTGAAGAACAGCTAGAACTTGGCACCATGCAAAACGTCCGCCATTTGTGGTCTGCCGTGCGACCAAATGGCGATCGCCGCCCCTACTGTCTCAACCGCCTAGAACTGAGAATTTGCGACCTCGAAGTCAATCCTCTGGCTTTGTTAGCCATCACTGCCTTGCTAGAAGCTCGCATCTGGCAGATGATGGAAGACCCCAGCTTAGACCCTTTAGAACTCAGCACCTTGCCGGCGGCCACCCGCAACGAAGACTTAGTTGCCCTCACAGACGCCAACGAAATTGCTGCATCCCGGCAAAGTTTGGATGCCGAACTCACCCATTGGCAAGACGGCAGAACTATTCTGGCACGAGATTGGATTGAGGAAATTTACCGAGAAGTGTGGCCTATAGCCAAAAAACGCGGCTTTAGCTGCTTTCTCTCGCCGCTCAAAAAGATTCTCCGGGAAGGCAACACGGCCCAGCAGTGGTTGAAGCTGCACGAGGGCGGTTCGGACACCCGCAGTATTATTCTGCAAGGGATTAATGGCATGGCTCACCAAGAATGGGAGCTCGAAGACAACTTGTGCGCCCAGTTAGTTGCCTGA
- a CDS encoding tRNA (cytidine(34)-2'-O)-methyltransferase, with protein sequence MPQLVLIHPQIPPNTGNIARTCAATGTELHLVGPLGFEISDRYLKRAGLDYWPYVNLHCHEDLAAFLACRQQRGGRSIGFSTGGRCSYAQFQFQPSDWLMFGSETVGIPQFVLDACDATVFIPMSQPGVRSLNLSVSAAVGLFEAKRQLGELG encoded by the coding sequence ATGCCCCAACTTGTCTTGATTCACCCGCAAATCCCCCCGAATACTGGCAATATCGCCCGCACTTGCGCTGCCACAGGCACGGAACTGCATTTAGTGGGCCCGCTGGGGTTTGAAATTAGCGATCGCTACCTGAAACGGGCCGGCTTAGATTACTGGCCCTACGTCAATCTCCACTGCCACGAAGACTTAGCGGCTTTTCTGGCCTGTCGCCAGCAGCGCGGGGGACGATCGATCGGATTCAGCACTGGCGGGCGATGCAGTTACGCGCAATTCCAATTTCAGCCCAGCGACTGGCTGATGTTTGGCTCGGAAACTGTAGGCATTCCCCAATTCGTCTTAGATGCCTGCGACGCCACAGTTTTTATTCCGATGAGCCAGCCTGGAGTCAGGAGTTTGAACCTCTCCGTCAGCGCCGCTGTAGGTTTATTTGAGGCTAAACGACAGTTGGGCGAGCTGGGATAA
- a CDS encoding cobyrinic acid a,c-diamide synthase gives MIKPKHKYADLAQLPHTDTVFQKLPVEVKDWAQSLPWNQRRYVLSLCYILCASTPDLQAEFLDDYTADGLVSKMFEDVDTLHRVKEYLIRFRVKKQLNQSDLRSYIKQFYIHSAQQSRRETDQYLESALRFVLNTEERNNVFNYILGFEFIKIVFQMSWLQHERLARLQKNQSQFIDTYIKPIQHAHRINGIILPKDERIFFARRTYYVQLPNISYRKLIELVLATFTTEMVSNCGFSISRHSQALRFDCDYIYDPEPEEERFPTDLQFIH, from the coding sequence ATGATTAAACCAAAACATAAATATGCCGACCTTGCTCAACTCCCCCACACAGATACCGTGTTCCAAAAACTCCCTGTAGAAGTTAAAGATTGGGCCCAAAGCTTGCCTTGGAACCAACGGCGCTATGTCCTGTCCCTCTGCTACATATTGTGTGCATCTACTCCCGACTTGCAAGCAGAATTTTTAGATGATTATACAGCCGACGGTTTAGTCTCAAAAATGTTTGAAGATGTAGATACTCTACACCGAGTCAAAGAGTATTTAATCAGATTTCGAGTCAAAAAGCAATTAAACCAATCCGATTTAAGAAGCTACATCAAACAATTTTATATCCACTCAGCTCAACAATCGCGGCGAGAAACTGACCAATATTTAGAATCTGCACTCCGCTTCGTCTTGAATACAGAAGAACGCAATAATGTTTTTAACTACATTTTGGGCTTTGAATTTATTAAAATTGTGTTTCAAATGAGCTGGTTGCAACACGAAAGATTAGCGAGACTGCAAAAAAATCAGTCGCAATTTATCGACACCTATATCAAGCCGATTCAACACGCACACAGAATTAATGGCATAATTCTACCGAAAGATGAGAGAATTTTTTTTGCCAGACGCACCTATTACGTTCAACTGCCTAACATTTCCTACAGAAAGCTCATTGAGTTAGTCCTGGCAACTTTTACTACAGAAATGGTGAGTAATTGCGGATTTTCAATCAGCCGCCACTCTCAAGCTCTGCGCTTTGACTGCGATTACATTTACGATCCAGAACCAGAAGAAGAAAGATTTCCTACCGACTTGCAATTTATTCATTGA